The Streptomyces nitrosporeus genome includes a window with the following:
- a CDS encoding ATP-grasp domain-containing protein, producing MTTPKTALPRATPSLPYWSHPMGSHLALVTDETSLAVDYDMPLLLDACRAAGLRAEICSWRDPDIAWDRFDAVLLRSPWSYVESFQEFLEWCEYVSDVTHLFNPLPVVRWNLDKYYLADLAEAGVPVVPSGFVAPGADPAAAVRTFLDRHEEAREIVVKPTVGAYSRDVQRFPRTAVTEAAASVAKLLDQGCHVILQPYQDSIDHHGETDLIHFGGVYSHAIRKRALLLPDGTVDEPTQETRAAREPAEDEHAVAEAALDAAAAHLELREPLLYSRVDLVRGADGKPLVLELELCEPSLSMPFSENSASRFARAVSVRLAEISRNRKNGQS from the coding sequence GTGACCACCCCGAAGACGGCGCTCCCCCGCGCCACCCCCTCCCTCCCGTATTGGAGTCACCCGATGGGCAGCCACCTGGCCCTGGTCACCGACGAGACCAGCCTTGCCGTGGACTACGACATGCCGCTGCTGCTGGACGCCTGCCGGGCGGCCGGCCTCAGGGCCGAGATATGTTCCTGGCGGGACCCGGACATCGCATGGGACCGCTTCGACGCCGTGCTGCTGCGTTCTCCCTGGAGTTACGTGGAGAGCTTCCAGGAGTTCCTGGAATGGTGCGAGTACGTCTCCGACGTGACGCACCTGTTCAACCCGCTCCCCGTGGTGCGGTGGAATCTCGACAAGTACTACCTGGCCGATCTGGCCGAGGCCGGCGTCCCGGTCGTACCGAGCGGCTTCGTGGCCCCCGGCGCGGACCCGGCGGCGGCCGTACGCACGTTCCTCGACCGGCACGAGGAGGCCCGGGAGATCGTGGTGAAACCGACCGTGGGCGCGTACTCCCGGGACGTGCAGCGCTTCCCCCGGACAGCGGTGACCGAGGCCGCCGCGTCCGTCGCCAAACTGCTCGACCAGGGCTGCCACGTCATCCTCCAGCCCTACCAGGACTCGATCGACCACCACGGCGAGACCGACCTCATCCACTTCGGCGGCGTCTACAGCCACGCCATCCGCAAGCGCGCCCTGCTCCTGCCGGACGGCACCGTCGACGAGCCGACCCAGGAGACCCGCGCGGCACGGGAGCCCGCCGAGGACGAACACGCGGTCGCCGAGGCCGCGCTGGACGCCGCGGCCGCGCACCTGGAACTGCGGGAACCGCTGCTCTACAGCCGCGTCGACCTCGTCCGCGGCGCCGACGGGAAGCCCCTGGTCCTCGAACTCGAACTCTGCGAACCGTCACTCAGCATGCCGTTCTCGGAGAACTCCGCCTCCCGGTTCGCGCGGGCCGTCTCCGTACGCCTGGCAGAAATCTCCCGCAACCGGAAGAACGGACAGTCATG
- a CDS encoding SDR family oxidoreductase produces the protein MSDHPPKLALVTGANRGIGFETARQLARSGVRVLLAGRDREAVAAASRELRGEGLAADPLVLDLTDPSGIRAAAEEVGADHPHLDILVNNAGIRIEEYGRQPSEQPLAQWRETFDTNLFGVVEVTQAFLPLLRKAPAGRIVNVSSLLGSVTTHNDRTSYAYSPMFKSLPAYSASKSALNSWTVHLAYELRETPVKVNAVHPGYTRTAMNDGEGDLDVTDGARTSVAMALAGDEGPTGTYVHRGETVPW, from the coding sequence GTGTCCGACCACCCGCCCAAACTCGCCCTCGTCACCGGTGCCAACCGGGGCATCGGCTTCGAGACCGCGCGCCAGCTCGCGCGGTCCGGTGTCCGGGTCCTGCTCGCCGGCCGTGACCGTGAAGCGGTCGCCGCGGCCTCGCGGGAACTGCGCGGCGAGGGACTCGCCGCCGACCCCCTGGTGCTCGACCTCACGGACCCTTCGGGCATCCGGGCCGCCGCCGAGGAGGTCGGGGCGGACCACCCCCATCTCGACATCCTGGTCAACAACGCCGGCATCCGGATCGAGGAGTACGGCAGGCAGCCGTCCGAGCAGCCCCTGGCACAGTGGCGCGAGACCTTCGACACCAACCTGTTCGGCGTCGTCGAGGTGACCCAAGCCTTCCTGCCGCTCCTCCGCAAGGCCCCGGCCGGTCGCATCGTCAACGTGTCCAGCCTGCTCGGCTCGGTGACCACGCACAACGACCGGACCTCGTACGCGTACAGCCCGATGTTCAAGTCGCTGCCTGCCTACAGCGCCTCCAAGAGCGCGCTCAACTCCTGGACCGTCCACCTCGCGTACGAGCTCCGCGAGACCCCCGTCAAGGTGAACGCCGTGCACCCCGGCTACACCAGGACCGCCATGAACGACGGCGAGGGCGACCTCGACGTCACGGACGGAGCGCGTACGAGCGTCGCGATGGCCCTGGCCGGCGACGAGGGCCCGACCGGCACCTACGTCCACCGGGGCGAGACCGTCCCCTGGTGA